The following proteins come from a genomic window of Chloroflexota bacterium:
- a CDS encoding TldD/PmbA family protein has product MLGIDKVRELTQQILGMSHADQTEVVFTGTDSALTRFANSQIHQNVAETNTDVRIRVVYGKKIGVASSNDLEPEALKRTLDTARAIAQLQRENPDFQSLPAPQPAQTVQAFVERTANYSPEQRAQIVNVFCKKAKAKNVVAAGAFSTTAFEIAAANSLGVFAYHPGTVADLNTVMMADTGSGYAAHTSADASTINPDALADEAIDKALKSRNPQTIEPGEYTVLLEEHAVEDILNFSAFLAFSALAVQEERSFMKGKLGERVMGENVTLWDDGTASDLIALPFDFEGVPRQKVMLIEDGIARGVVYDTLTAQREGKTSTGHSLPAPNSMGPMAMHLQMAAGNTPKRELIKNVARGIWVTRFWYTRPVHPLKLLITGMTRDGTFLIENGEVTRPLKNLRFTTSYLDALNHVRAISRETKLAYNDWSNASRRMPALLIDGFRFTGVTQ; this is encoded by the coding sequence ATGCTAGGCATTGATAAAGTCCGCGAACTTACACAACAAATTCTCGGCATGTCCCACGCCGATCAAACCGAAGTGGTTTTTACCGGCACCGATTCCGCGCTGACGCGTTTTGCGAATTCGCAAATTCACCAAAATGTTGCCGAGACGAACACCGACGTGCGGATTCGCGTCGTGTACGGCAAAAAGATCGGCGTCGCGTCGTCGAACGATCTTGAGCCAGAGGCGCTCAAGCGCACGCTGGATACCGCGCGCGCCATCGCGCAGCTGCAACGCGAGAATCCAGATTTCCAATCACTCCCCGCGCCGCAACCGGCGCAAACCGTCCAGGCATTTGTCGAGCGCACCGCGAACTACTCGCCGGAACAGCGCGCCCAGATCGTGAACGTGTTTTGCAAAAAAGCGAAAGCGAAAAACGTAGTCGCCGCAGGCGCGTTCAGTACGACCGCGTTCGAAATCGCGGCGGCGAATTCGCTCGGCGTGTTCGCGTATCATCCTGGGACGGTCGCCGACCTCAACACGGTGATGATGGCGGATACCGGGTCGGGGTATGCCGCACACACGAGCGCGGACGCGAGCACGATCAACCCGGACGCGCTCGCGGACGAAGCGATTGACAAGGCGTTGAAATCGCGCAACCCGCAAACCATCGAGCCGGGCGAGTACACGGTTTTGCTCGAAGAGCACGCGGTCGAAGACATTCTGAATTTTTCCGCGTTCCTCGCGTTCTCCGCGCTCGCGGTGCAAGAAGAGCGATCGTTTATGAAAGGCAAGCTGGGCGAGCGCGTGATGGGCGAGAACGTAACGCTGTGGGATGACGGCACGGCGTCGGACCTGATCGCGTTGCCCTTCGATTTTGAAGGTGTGCCGCGCCAAAAAGTGATGCTCATCGAGGACGGCATCGCGCGCGGCGTGGTGTACGATACGCTGACCGCGCAACGCGAGGGCAAAACTTCGACCGGGCATTCGCTGCCCGCGCCGAACTCGATGGGACCGATGGCGATGCACTTGCAGATGGCGGCGGGCAACACGCCGAAACGCGAACTCATCAAGAACGTCGCGCGCGGCATCTGGGTCACGCGCTTTTGGTACACGCGTCCAGTGCATCCGCTCAAACTGCTTATCACTGGGATGACGCGCGACGGCACGTTCCTCATCGAGAACGGCGAGGTGACGCGTCCGCTCAAGAACCTGCGCTTCACGACGAGCTATCTCGACGCGTTGAATCATGTACGCGCGATCAGCCGTGAGACGAAACTCGCATACAACGATTGGAGCAACGCGTCGCGGCGAATGCCGGCGTTGTTGATTGATGGATTCCGGTTTACCGGTGTGACGCAGTAA
- a CDS encoding GYD domain-containing protein, which produces MATYIIMVRYTQQGAQNIKDSPARLDAAKKAFKAMGAELKQWYLVMGQYDAVVIAEAPDDETTAKLALAIGALGNVRTETLRAFTEDEYRKIIAALP; this is translated from the coding sequence ATGGCTACCTACATCATAATGGTGCGTTACACGCAACAAGGCGCCCAGAATATCAAGGATAGTCCGGCGCGGCTCGACGCGGCAAAAAAAGCATTCAAAGCAATGGGCGCGGAGTTGAAACAGTGGTACTTGGTGATGGGGCAGTATGACGCGGTCGTCATCGCCGAAGCGCCCGACGACGAGACCACCGCCAAGCTGGCTCTCGCGATTGGTGCGCTAGGCAACGTTCGCACCGAGACGCTGCGCGCGTTCACAGAGGATGAATATCGGAAGATCATTGCGGCTCTGCCATGA
- a CDS encoding glycosyltransferase family 2 protein, with product MMDLGIVIVSYNTRERLRDCLQSLAENRGVEFETYVVDNCSRDGSAAMVRAEFPNIHLIVSDQNGGYSYANNLGLRAILARDPAPPYMLLLNPDTVVPPDALAQMSAFMHAHPQVGIAGPKLVMASGQLDLACRRSFPTPELSIYHVLGLTRLFPKDPRFGRYNLTYLDENQMAEVDSVVGAFMLMRTVALLQVGLLDELYFMYGEDLDLALRIKRQGWRVVYNPAVTVLHYKRESSKQSARAQYEFWRAGYFFYRKHYRATTPFLIHWLIVLGLAFKGGRTLVREMMHPLPSSPNRAELRA from the coding sequence GTGATGGATTTGGGAATTGTGATCGTCAGCTACAACACGCGGGAGCGCTTGCGCGATTGTCTGCAATCGCTTGCCGAAAATCGCGGCGTTGAATTTGAAACCTACGTGGTGGACAATTGCTCCAGGGACGGGAGCGCCGCGATGGTGCGCGCGGAATTCCCGAACATTCATCTCATCGTGAGCGACCAGAACGGCGGGTACTCGTACGCCAACAACCTCGGCTTGCGCGCGATTCTCGCGCGCGACCCCGCGCCGCCGTACATGCTCTTGCTCAATCCCGATACCGTCGTGCCGCCGGACGCGCTCGCGCAGATGAGCGCGTTTATGCACGCGCATCCTCAAGTCGGCATTGCCGGTCCCAAACTCGTGATGGCAAGCGGTCAGCTCGATCTCGCGTGTCGCCGCAGTTTTCCCACGCCGGAACTTTCGATCTATCATGTGCTCGGTCTGACGCGATTATTTCCCAAAGACCCGCGCTTTGGGCGTTACAATCTCACGTATCTCGACGAAAACCAAATGGCGGAAGTGGATTCGGTCGTCGGCGCGTTTATGCTGATGCGAACGGTCGCCTTGCTTCAAGTCGGCTTGCTCGACGAATTGTATTTCATGTACGGCGAAGACCTCGACCTGGCGCTGCGCATCAAACGCCAGGGCTGGCGCGTGGTCTACAATCCGGCGGTGACGGTGTTGCATTACAAACGCGAATCGAGTAAGCAGTCGGCGCGCGCCCAGTATGAATTTTGGCGCGCCGGTTATTTTTTTTATCGCAAACATTATCGCGCGACGACGCCGTTCCTGATCCATTGGCTCATCGTGCTCGGACTCGCGTTCAAAGGCGGGCGCACACTCGTGCGCGAAATGATGCACCCCCTGCCGTCCTCGCCGAATCGCGCGGAGCTACGAGCATGA